One window of the Tubulanus polymorphus chromosome 11, tnTubPoly1.2, whole genome shotgun sequence genome contains the following:
- the LOC141912822 gene encoding snRNA-activating protein complex subunit 1-like has product MASANEEMNTESTKMAEEIGAGAGELTIASSHTTGGCIRLDLQKLCRRFVSSDSIRYEQFAEIWRDMKMPQIFWGRRMKESLIEFIEETFVVAKEFLSFKSFQANLCGLYLLYGLYHTQPHVPKLKILMEPEQWKCYLKFLDLVTKKGHLDIEFIMRKMILSKCFYFSATERPVRNFWVEKDARMQKSNDGGSSIVKSEINDLVHCDLAIQLNAVHEQYYKMKCMLAGPTATRPSPALDVLQHRNVTETMEATIAEFEKRVAEKIAAGPSGSLSPPGKKRTRTGQESSPRRGGRKGSNSSDEDYNPDEDDDEDGDGDHGNKRATIKERAFRNKGKKRRDRRHRVARGKQH; this is encoded by the coding sequence ATGGCTTCTGCTAATGAGGAAATGAATACTGAATCGACGAAGATGGCTGAGGAGATCGGCGCCGGTGCCGGTGAACTGACAATTGCGAGTTCTCATACTACAGGAGGCTGCATCCGTCTCGATTTACAAAAACTCTGTCGCCGCTTCGTATCATCCGACAGCATCCGATACGAACAATTCGCCGAAATCTGGCGCGATATGAAAATGCCGCAGATATTCTGGGGTCGACGCATGAAAGAAAGCCTGATCGAGTTCATCGAAGAAACGTTCGTCGTCGCGAAAGAGTTTTTATCGTTTAAGAGTTTTCAGGCGAATCTCTGCGGTCTCTACTTGTTGTACGGGCTCTATCACACCCAACCGCACGTTCCCAAACTGAAAATACTGATGGAACCCGAACAATGGAAGTGCTATCTTAAATTTCTCGACCTCGTAACGAAAAAGGGACATTTAGACATCGAGTTCATCATGCGCAAGATGATACTGTCGAAGTGTTTCTATTTCAGCGCCACCGAGCGTCCGGTTAGGAATTTCTGGGTGGAGAAGGACGCGCGAATGCAGAAGTCGAACGACGGCGGGTCTTCGATCGTAAAAAGCGAAATCAACGATTTGGTGCATTGCGATTTGGCCATACAGTTAAACGCCGTTCACGAacagtattataaaatgaagtGTATGCTGGCGGGCCCGACGGCGACCCGGCCCTCGCCGGCGTTAGACGTGTTACAACATCGAAACGTTACCGAGACGATGGAGGCCACGATCGCCGAGTTCGAAAAACGTGTTGCCGAAAAAATCGCCGCCGGCCCGTCGGGAAGTTTGTCTCCTCCGGGAAAAAAACGCACGCGAACAGGCCAGGAGTCCAGTCCGCGAAGAGGAGGAAGAAAAGGATCGAATTCGTCTGACGAGGATTATAACCCCGATGAGGATGACGATGAGGATGGCGACGGGGATCACGGAAATAAACGCGCGACGATCAAAGAACGAGCGTTTCGTAATAAAGGTAAAAAGAGACGCGATCGTCGACATCGCGTCGCTCGGGGAAAGCAACACTAG
- the LOC141912523 gene encoding MOB kinase activator 3B-like, with protein MANLPVVGFMNFFGRDKTFRPKKRFEPGTLKYNLHKQATASLQSGIDLRKVVSLPPNENMNDWIAVHVVDFFNRINLIYGTVTEYCTEESCPTMCGGPKYEYHWCDGLTYKKPTALPANKYIALLMDWAENQINNEDIFPVTLGVPFPRNYFPTCKKILTRLFRVFVHVYIHHFDRLVAIGAEAHINTCYKHFYYFVTEFNLVDKKELEPLREMTEKLTH; from the exons ATGGCTAATCTACCAGTAGTtggttttatgaattttttcgGCCGAGACAAG ACATTTCGGCCGAAGAAACGCTTTGAACCCGGAACATTGAAATACAACCTGCACAAGCAAGCGACTGCCTCGTTGCAATCTGGTATTGACCTCAGGAAAGTTGTCTCGTTGCCtccaaatgaaaatatgaatgattgGATTGCCGTACATG TCGTCGACTTCTTCAACagaatcaatttgatttacGGTACAGTTACAGAGTATTGCACCGAAGAATCATGTCCTACGATGTGCGGAGGTCCGAA ATATGAATATCACTGGTGTGATGGTCTAACGTACAAAAAACCAACAGCTTTACCTGCCAATAAGTATATAGCCCTTCTGATGGACTGGgctgaaaatcaaatcaataacgaagatatatttccagtCACATTAG GAGTTCCATTTCCGCGGAATTATTTTCCGACCTGTAAGAAGATTCTGACTCGACTTTTCCGCGTGTTCGTTCATGTATATATCCATCATTTCGACAGATTAGTCGCCATTGGAGCC GAAGCCCACATTAACACTTGCTACAAGCACTTCTATTATTTTGTCACGGAATTCAATTTGGTCGATAAAAAGGAGTTGGAACCACTG CGTGAAATGACAGAAAAACTAACTCATTAA
- the LOC141912577 gene encoding microfibrillar-associated protein 1-like, whose product MSIPVKSVPIQSTAGAIPIKNEKGDTIMQKVKVSRYVSGKRPDYAPVDSSDDEEDEFGFTTKNKQPQLKTEAELDDPRLRRLLKKHISDDEDEDEDRVSRHRRIREPEILANSDDDEDTAVKVEQDDNDDERVEPDDDEERDDERDDEKMVVERGRTSVRYRGDAASESSDEGEDEEELDDEEIERRRNALRLRAKQKNEEELMDVEDEKSEGESEEESSEYEEYSDSEEEENPRLKPVFVRKKDRITIQERDRQLKKQRDLEIEVKKMAEDRRRQTLRIVEDELKKELEEARNTEEACDALITDEENDEEEYEAWKVRELKRIKRDREEREAIEKEKIDIEQIHNMTEEERRNEFRVNPKTITNKSVKGKYKFLQKYYHRGAFYLDNDDTVYKRDYSSATLEDHFDKTILPKVMQVKNFGRSGRTKYTHLVDQDTTCFDSPWVADTAQNLKFQMAKGGGMKQHFDRPSVKKRK is encoded by the exons ATGTCGATACCTGTGAAATCAGTTCCGATTCAGTCGACGGCTGGAGCAATCCcgatcaaaaatgaaaaag GAGACACGATTATGCAAAAGGTGAAAGTCAGCAGATACGTTTCAGGGAAAAG GCCGGACTACGCGCCGGTAGATTCTAGCGACgatgaagaagatgaatttgGATTCACGACGAAAAATAAACAACCACAGCTGAAAACGGAGGCTGAATTAGACGACCCTCGTTTGAGGCGTCTACTGAAGAAACACATCAGCGATGATGAAGACGAAGATGAAGACAG GGTCAGTCGTCACCGGCGTATTCGAGAACCAGAAATTCTCGCCAAttccgacgacgacgaagatACCGCTGTAAAAGTAGAGCAAGACGACAACGACGATGAACGCGTGGAGCCGGATGACGACGAGGAACGGGACGATGAGAGAGACGATGAAAAGATGGTCGTAGAACGCGGTCGAACGTCGGTGCGTTACCGCGGCGATGCGGCGTCGGAGAGCAGCGACGAAGGAGAAGACGAAGAGGAATTAGACGACGAGGAAATCGAGCGTCGACGAAACGCTCTCCGATTGCGAGCGAAACAAAAAAATGAAGAG GAATTGATGGACGTCGAAGATGAGAAATCGGAAGGGGAATCGGAGGAAGAATCGTCGGAATACGAGGAATACAGCGATTCCGAAGAAGAAGAGAATCCAAGGCTGAAACCTGTATTCGTACGAAA AAAAGACCGAATAACCATCCAGGAACGCGACAGGCAATTGAAGAAACAGAGAGATCTCGAAATCGAAGTAAAGAAGATGGCGGAAGATCGACGAAGACAAACGTTACGA ATCGTCGAGGATGAATTGAAGAAAGAATTAGAGGAGGCTCGTAATACCGAGGAGGCGTGCGACGCGTTGATCACCGATGAAGAGAACGATGAAGAGGAATACGAGGCGTGGAAGGTCAGAGAACTGAAGAGGATCAAACGCGATCGAGAGGAGCGTGAAGC aatcgaaaaagaaaagatagatATCGAACAAATTCACAATATGACGGAAGAGGAACGACGAAACGAGTTCCGCGTGAATCCGAAAACGATTACGAATAAATCGGTGAAAGGAAAATACAAATTCTTACAGAAATACTATCACCGTGGTGCATTCTATTTG GATAACGATGATACCGTGTATAAACGTGATTATTCGTCGGCTACGCTCGAAGATCACTTCGATAAAACTATTTTACCCAAAGTCATGCAG GTCAAAAACTTCGGTCGTTCGGGACGTACGAAGTACACACATCTCGTCGATCAGGATACGACATGTTTCGATTCTCCGTGGGTCGCCGATACGGCTCaaaatctgaaattccaaatGGCTAAAGGCGGCGGAATGAAACAGCACTTCGATCGACCGTCCGTTAAAAAACGTAAATAA